One stretch of Legionella birminghamensis DNA includes these proteins:
- a CDS encoding HlyC/CorC family transporter has protein sequence MQFSLVTLSIALFILIIFSAFFSGSEIGMMSINRYRLKHWVKNNNRQAVRVFKLLQRPDKLLGVILIGNTFANIMASMLATLIGQRLFGSTGVALAALLLTLIILVFSEMLPKTLAALHPQQAAFRVSLPLMLLQRILAPLVYIISAFNNGILRLSGISLDKVQRDALTGEELRSVVNEAGGLLPAEHQGMLISLLDLEEATVEDIMIPKVDIVGIDLEQPWHEILDELETAQHTRLPLFRNSIDDLVGMVHVRNVLNLVLEEKLDKEGLLRIADAPYFVPEATPLNVQLLNFRKEKKRSCFVVDEYGDLQGLVTIEDILEEVIGEFTTDIAALSKDIVQEEDNTIIVDASITLRHLKRGLGWQLPMIGPRTLSGLIIEHLGYIPTADSCLQIEDFQIEILKVGDNMVKTARMRKINKKENQGD, from the coding sequence GTGCAGTTTTCACTGGTCACGCTGTCGATCGCCCTGTTCATCCTGATTATTTTTTCCGCCTTTTTTTCGGGCTCGGAAATCGGAATGATGTCCATCAACCGTTATCGGTTGAAGCATTGGGTTAAAAATAATAATCGACAGGCCGTTCGTGTGTTTAAACTGCTGCAACGCCCTGACAAGTTGCTTGGAGTCATATTAATTGGCAATACATTTGCCAATATCATGGCTTCAATGCTGGCCACTTTAATTGGACAGCGTTTATTTGGGAGCACCGGTGTGGCGCTGGCTGCGCTGTTGCTCACCCTTATTATCCTTGTTTTTTCCGAGATGCTGCCCAAAACGCTGGCCGCTTTGCATCCACAGCAAGCCGCCTTTCGGGTTTCACTGCCATTGATGCTGCTGCAAAGAATTCTGGCACCGCTGGTCTATATAATCAGCGCCTTCAATAATGGCATTTTACGGCTCTCCGGTATCTCCCTGGACAAAGTACAGCGGGACGCATTGACCGGTGAAGAGCTGCGTTCTGTTGTTAATGAGGCAGGCGGTTTGCTGCCCGCAGAACATCAGGGGATGCTAATCAGTTTGCTGGATTTGGAAGAGGCAACTGTGGAAGACATCATGATACCGAAAGTCGATATTGTTGGTATTGATTTGGAGCAGCCCTGGCATGAGATTCTTGATGAGCTTGAAACAGCGCAACATACGCGCTTGCCATTATTTCGCAACAGTATTGATGATTTGGTCGGGATGGTGCATGTCCGCAATGTATTAAATCTCGTCCTTGAGGAAAAACTGGATAAGGAAGGACTGCTCAGAATTGCCGATGCCCCCTATTTTGTCCCGGAGGCGACTCCGCTTAATGTACAGCTCCTCAATTTCCGCAAGGAAAAAAAGCGTAGCTGCTTTGTGGTGGATGAATATGGCGATTTGCAAGGGCTGGTAACCATTGAAGATATTCTTGAAGAGGTCATTGGGGAGTTCACAACCGATATTGCTGCATTGAGTAAAGATATTGTACAGGAAGAGGATAATACAATCATTGTTGATGCCAGTATCACGCTCAGGCATCTAAAGCGTGGACTGGGCTGGCAATTACCGATGATAGGGCCGCGAACCTTAAGCGGTCTTATTATCGAGCATCTGGGGTATATTCCAACCGCCGACAGCTGCCTGCAGATAGAGGATTTTCAAATTGAAATCCTCAAGGTGGGGGACAATATGGTGAAAACGGCAAGGATGAGGAAGATAAATAAAAAAGAGAACCAGGGGGACTAG
- the ffh gene encoding signal recognition particle protein: protein MFDNLTKRLTQAFKTLTGQSHFTEENTQQALREVRMSLLEADVALPVVKQFIEQVREKTLGQAVDDKLKPEQALVKIIHDELIVILGSERAELNFKTQPPAVFLMAGLQGSGKTTTSAKLARHLKEQENKKVMLVSVDVYRPAAIEQLQLLAEQLGITFFPAHAQENPLDIAQRALDSAKKQYMDVVIFDTAGRLHIDSEMMDEIKALHHAVKPVETLFVVDSMTGQDAANTAKAFHDALPLTGIILTKTDGDARGGAALSVKQITGQPIKFMGTGEKIDALEPFYPDRVASRILGMGDILTLIEEVERKADKKTSEKLAQKLKKGRGFDLEDFKQQLLQMNNMGGISSMMSKLPGMSQIPQQAMSQVNDKALAKTIAIINSMTKKERRMPKIIIGSRKKRIAEGSGTQIQDVNRLLKQYEQMQKMMKKIAKPGALKQMMRGLGGLTGMKGILPDDFK from the coding sequence ATGTTTGATAATTTAACTAAACGGTTGACGCAAGCGTTTAAAACATTAACTGGCCAAAGCCATTTTACTGAAGAAAATACTCAGCAGGCACTCCGCGAAGTACGCATGTCCTTATTGGAAGCTGATGTTGCTTTGCCGGTTGTAAAACAGTTTATAGAACAGGTCAGGGAAAAAACACTCGGCCAGGCGGTCGATGATAAACTTAAGCCAGAACAGGCGCTGGTCAAAATTATCCATGACGAACTCATTGTCATCTTGGGCAGTGAACGAGCCGAACTGAACTTTAAAACACAGCCGCCGGCTGTTTTTCTCATGGCTGGTTTGCAGGGGTCTGGTAAAACGACTACTTCGGCCAAGCTCGCCCGCCATTTAAAAGAGCAGGAAAATAAAAAAGTCATGCTGGTGAGTGTGGACGTTTACCGTCCCGCAGCGATTGAACAATTACAATTGCTAGCCGAACAGCTTGGCATTACTTTTTTCCCAGCGCATGCGCAAGAGAATCCACTTGATATAGCCCAGCGCGCACTGGATAGCGCTAAAAAACAATATATGGATGTCGTCATTTTCGATACCGCGGGCCGCTTGCATATCGATAGCGAGATGATGGATGAGATCAAAGCATTGCATCATGCCGTCAAGCCAGTGGAGACCTTATTTGTCGTTGACAGTATGACGGGACAGGATGCAGCCAATACGGCCAAGGCTTTTCACGATGCCCTGCCCTTAACTGGTATTATCCTAACCAAAACGGATGGGGATGCCCGCGGTGGAGCGGCCTTATCCGTGAAGCAGATTACAGGCCAGCCCATCAAGTTCATGGGAACAGGTGAGAAAATTGATGCCCTCGAGCCATTCTATCCCGATCGGGTCGCCTCCCGTATTTTGGGAATGGGTGACATCCTGACGCTGATTGAAGAAGTTGAGCGCAAAGCCGATAAGAAGACCAGCGAAAAGCTGGCACAAAAGCTGAAAAAGGGGCGTGGTTTTGATTTGGAGGATTTCAAACAGCAACTTCTGCAAATGAATAACATGGGCGGCATCAGCAGCATGATGAGCAAACTGCCCGGCATGAGCCAAATTCCGCAGCAGGCGATGTCTCAGGTGAATGATAAAGCATTGGCAAAAACCATTGCTATCATCAACTCAATGACTAAAAAAGAGCGCCGTATGCCTAAAATTATTATTGGTTCCCGCAAGAAGCGGATTGCAGAAGGCTCCGGCACACAGATTCAGGATGTAAATCGATTATTAAAGCAATATGAGCAAATGCAAAAAATGATGAAAAAAATCGCCAAGCCCGGCGCACTGAAACAAATGATGCGTGGATTGGGCGGTTTAACTGGCATGAAGGGTATTTTACCCGACGATTTCAAATAA
- the rpsP gene encoding 30S ribosomal protein S16, translating into MVVIRLSRAGAKKRPFYHMVVTDSRKRRDGNYIERIGYFNPIAKGQEIRLHIEMDKLAHWTNVGAQLSDRVSALVKEHKKKADAE; encoded by the coding sequence ATGGTCGTTATACGTTTATCAAGAGCAGGCGCTAAAAAGCGTCCTTTTTACCATATGGTTGTTACAGACAGCCGCAAACGTCGTGATGGAAACTATATCGAACGTATCGGTTATTTTAACCCAATCGCCAAGGGACAGGAAATTCGTCTTCACATTGAAATGGATAAGCTAGCCCATTGGACCAATGTTGGCGCTCAGTTGTCTGACCGTGTAAGCGCTCTTGTTAAAGAACATAAGAAGAAAGCTGACGCTGAATAA
- the rimM gene encoding ribosome maturation factor RimM (Essential for efficient processing of 16S rRNA): protein MSDAADWIIVGRFGRVHGIKGLITVHSFTEPRNNILDYADWHMSINKQWQPVELSQVELSDKHILVKVKGYDEREKAASLTNIDIAIHSRQLPVLDPGEFYWHQLVGLKVINQSNELLGTVTEVIATGSNDVLIVKGERRYLIPYLPGQYVVKVDLSQQTILVDWDADF, encoded by the coding sequence GTGAGTGATGCAGCTGACTGGATTATTGTAGGTCGTTTTGGTCGAGTGCATGGCATTAAAGGCCTTATTACCGTTCATTCGTTTACAGAACCGCGTAATAATATTCTCGACTATGCAGACTGGCATATGTCAATTAATAAACAGTGGCAACCTGTTGAACTTTCACAAGTTGAACTGAGCGACAAGCACATCCTGGTTAAAGTCAAAGGCTATGATGAGCGGGAAAAAGCGGCCAGTCTGACAAACATTGACATTGCGATTCATAGCAGGCAATTGCCTGTGCTGGACCCGGGTGAGTTTTATTGGCATCAACTTGTTGGGCTTAAAGTGATTAACCAATCGAATGAATTATTAGGTACGGTCACTGAAGTAATAGCGACAGGCTCCAATGATGTTCTGATTGTAAAGGGAGAGCGCCGCTATCTGATTCCATATCTACCCGGTCAATATGTTGTAAAGGTTGATTTAAGCCAGCAAACCATTCTGGTCGATTGGGATGCCGACTTCTAA
- the trmD gene encoding tRNA (guanosine(37)-N1)-methyltransferase TrmD, with product MLHLGVISLLPEIFDSLSYGVTGRALEQGLARIDHWTPRDWANRPYRQIDDKPYGGGPGMVMMYEPLHAAIEHAKTILPSGFRTIYLSPQGRQIRQKDLNEIAAQKQSLLFIAGRYEGIDERIIQQHVDEEWTVGDFVMSGGELAAMIFIDAILRLLPGSLGHVDSAEQDSFMNGLLDCPHYTRPASVNGLDVPKVLLNGNHRDIERWRRKASLGNTWLKRPDLLEKIDLSDLDKELLSEFQNEHRNS from the coding sequence ATGTTACATCTCGGTGTGATTAGTCTCCTTCCAGAGATTTTTGACAGTTTGAGTTATGGTGTTACTGGCAGAGCGCTTGAGCAGGGCTTGGCTCGAATTGACCATTGGACACCCCGGGATTGGGCAAACAGGCCATATCGCCAAATTGACGACAAGCCTTATGGCGGTGGTCCTGGCATGGTAATGATGTATGAGCCCTTGCATGCCGCAATAGAGCATGCCAAAACCATTCTGCCTTCAGGATTTCGGACTATCTATCTGAGTCCCCAGGGCAGGCAAATCAGGCAAAAAGACCTGAATGAAATAGCTGCACAGAAGCAGTCTTTGCTTTTTATAGCAGGACGGTATGAAGGAATTGACGAGCGAATTATCCAACAGCATGTTGATGAAGAATGGACTGTTGGGGATTTCGTAATGAGCGGCGGCGAACTGGCCGCCATGATTTTTATTGATGCAATTTTGCGTTTATTGCCCGGCAGTCTGGGCCATGTGGATTCTGCAGAGCAGGATTCGTTTATGAATGGCTTACTGGACTGTCCGCATTACACCCGGCCAGCCTCGGTGAACGGCCTCGATGTACCGAAAGTTTTGTTAAATGGGAACCATCGGGATATAGAGCGGTGGCGGCGCAAGGCATCTTTAGGAAATACCTGGTTGAAAAGACCGGATTTACTGGAAAAAATCGATTTAAGCGATTTGGACAAAGAGTTACTGAGCGAGTTTCAAAACGAGCACAGAAACTCCTGA
- the rplS gene encoding 50S ribosomal protein L19: MTNIIDQLNAEQMQGKNIPDFSPGDTVLVQVKVKEGTRERLQAFEGVVIAKRNRGLNSAFTVRKISHNVGVERVFQTYSPIVDSITVKRRGDVRRAKLYYLRDLAGRAARIKEKLATKKED; the protein is encoded by the coding sequence ATGACTAACATTATTGATCAGCTGAATGCCGAGCAGATGCAAGGCAAAAATATTCCTGATTTCAGCCCAGGTGATACCGTTTTAGTACAGGTAAAAGTGAAAGAAGGCACCCGTGAGCGTTTACAGGCTTTTGAAGGCGTTGTAATTGCCAAACGCAACCGCGGCTTAAACTCTGCGTTTACTGTGCGTAAAATTTCTCATAACGTTGGTGTTGAGCGTGTATTCCAAACTTACAGCCCTATCGTTGACAGCATCACTGTAAAACGCCGCGGGGACGTTCGCCGTGCTAAATTGTATTATCTGCGTGATTTGGCAGGCCGCGCTGCCCGTATCAAAGAGAAGTTAGCCACCAAGAAAGAAGATTGA
- a CDS encoding helical bundle domain-containing protein: MALTTKDYLDFLRAGDYLRALDWIIYLEQKCGAKPGSGDDLLPIATFELIRYGFRLEDMKHISLLYAAQGESLFKGAAGYGCTQFISAALQYVVYFKNSQLMFYATNDPWGSNEQWDSKAVLEYMGRENPVLTATKNNKMLDIEFEQLDKDSQKLETEIAVLRMNVEFLEPYREICSDYIEQLGKTDSMAESVRLGLVKLLNDYLNKSMKTTIDWEKVKFLLDEIKAQQPLEWELHYLRRMQPPMSFREMVEAPQSWLLFLGKNCIQTVIGCDNSPATDRKLQVKSA; this comes from the coding sequence GTGGCATTAACAACCAAGGATTATCTCGATTTTTTACGGGCGGGTGACTATCTCCGTGCACTGGACTGGATCATTTATCTTGAACAAAAATGCGGTGCAAAGCCTGGGAGCGGCGATGATTTGTTGCCGATTGCTACATTTGAATTAATCCGATATGGATTTCGTTTGGAAGACATGAAGCATATTAGCCTTCTTTATGCTGCACAGGGTGAAAGTCTGTTTAAGGGCGCAGCGGGATATGGTTGTACTCAGTTCATAAGCGCTGCGCTTCAGTATGTCGTTTATTTTAAAAATAGCCAACTGATGTTCTATGCAACCAATGATCCCTGGGGTTCGAATGAGCAGTGGGACAGCAAGGCGGTTCTCGAATATATGGGAAGAGAAAATCCCGTTCTTACAGCCACTAAAAACAACAAAATGCTTGACATAGAATTTGAACAGCTTGACAAGGATTCTCAGAAGCTCGAAACCGAGATTGCAGTATTAAGAATGAATGTTGAGTTCCTGGAGCCCTATCGTGAAATCTGCAGTGATTATATAGAACAGCTTGGGAAGACTGACTCCATGGCAGAGTCCGTCCGTCTGGGGCTGGTAAAGTTACTCAACGACTATTTGAACAAATCAATGAAAACGACGATCGACTGGGAGAAGGTAAAATTTCTACTGGATGAAATAAAAGCGCAGCAGCCCCTTGAATGGGAACTCCATTATTTGCGAAGAATGCAGCCGCCGATGAGTTTTCGCGAGATGGTCGAGGCTCCGCAAAGCTGGCTGTTATTTTTGGGCAAGAACTGCATCCAGACCGTTATTGGATGTGACAACTCGCCTGCTACAGACAGGAAGCTCCAGGTGAAAAGTGCTTGA
- a CDS encoding M48 family metallopeptidase: protein MVQQIITKELLVTIIRKPIKHLYLKITAPHGDIVVSAPLQMANSSIEQFIESRRAWIVEKHRQVKEHRQPHPLPADQIKYLGKTYFLGLQDQESNQIHGLNDKTLHYSLQPGNTIDRLLNSWYRQELTNHIKILLEKWQPLIKVFPNYFDIRSMKSRWGSCNTKTGRICLNLQLIHHPFECIEYVFVHEMVHLLEASHNHRFKRFMTQFLPDWQERRRLLNGK, encoded by the coding sequence GTGGTTCAACAAATTATAACGAAGGAATTGCTTGTTACAATTATCCGAAAGCCGATTAAGCATCTTTATTTAAAAATAACAGCACCACATGGTGACATTGTTGTCAGCGCGCCATTACAAATGGCAAACTCATCAATCGAACAATTTATAGAAAGCAGGCGAGCCTGGATTGTTGAAAAGCATCGGCAGGTCAAAGAACACCGTCAGCCTCATCCTCTTCCAGCAGATCAAATAAAATATCTGGGAAAAACCTATTTTCTGGGGTTACAGGACCAGGAGAGCAATCAGATTCATGGACTCAATGATAAGACATTACATTACTCACTCCAGCCTGGAAACACTATCGATCGTTTACTGAATAGCTGGTATCGCCAGGAGTTAACTAATCATATTAAAATATTGCTTGAAAAATGGCAGCCGCTCATTAAGGTATTCCCCAACTATTTTGACATTCGCTCGATGAAGAGCCGCTGGGGTTCCTGTAATACGAAAACAGGGCGTATCTGTCTGAATTTACAGTTAATTCACCATCCTTTTGAATGCATTGAATATGTGTTCGTACATGAGATGGTTCATCTGCTTGAAGCGAGCCATAATCATCGGTTTAAACGATTCATGACTCAATTTTTGCCTGACTGGCAGGAACGGCGCAGATTGCTGAATGGGAAATAG
- a CDS encoding 2OG-Fe(II) oxygenase — protein MLVDSNLIDDLCNQGFHIVDNFLGGEHAKQLRTNALSGDADQRFRLARVGNSAISQHEIRGDSILWLDPDEFDLAVSTYFQKINQIVRELNNVLFLGLNQFETHYAIYQPGTFYKKHVDQFQNDKSRRISCVYYLNETWQTEYGGALKLYNKEEQLLTSVLPQADRFICFTSDLPHEVELTQQTRISIAGWLKRSNTDQIINSVC, from the coding sequence ATGTTGGTCGACTCAAATCTGATTGATGATCTTTGCAACCAAGGCTTTCATATTGTAGATAATTTTCTGGGCGGCGAACACGCTAAACAGCTTAGGACGAACGCTTTAAGCGGCGATGCAGACCAGCGTTTCAGGCTGGCACGTGTTGGTAATTCGGCGATAAGTCAACATGAAATCCGCGGTGACAGCATTCTCTGGCTCGATCCCGATGAGTTTGATTTGGCAGTCAGCACTTATTTTCAAAAAATAAATCAAATCGTTCGCGAGTTAAACAACGTTCTGTTTCTCGGTTTAAATCAGTTCGAAACCCATTATGCCATTTATCAACCCGGCACCTTCTATAAAAAACACGTCGATCAATTTCAGAATGATAAAAGCAGGCGTATTTCCTGTGTTTATTATCTCAATGAAACCTGGCAAACTGAATACGGCGGCGCTTTAAAACTTTACAATAAAGAAGAACAACTCCTGACCTCTGTTTTACCGCAGGCGGATCGATTTATCTGCTTCACCAGCGATCTCCCCCATGAAGTTGAGTTAACGCAGCAAACCCGTATCAGCATTGCCGGATGGTTGAAGCGCTCGAATACCGATCAAATTATTAATTCAGTCTGTTGA
- a CDS encoding ABC transporter ATP-binding protein, which yields MNALEIRQLRKTYGNQIEALKGIDLTVKTGDFFALLGANGAGKSTTIGLISTLLIKTSGSIRICGYDLDEHPYLAKSCLGLVPQEFNLNIFETCEQILLNQAGFYGIPRRKAKIRAHVLLEQLGIWEKRNSIVRHLSGGMKRRLMIARALMHQPRVLILDEPTAGVDIEIRRSMWDFLTQTNAEGTTIILTTHYLEEAEQLCKHIAIIDEGMIIKNTSMRNLLNSLNHQTFVFNTQEPIEQLPPMPLFETKLIDCTTFELRVSNNVSLNDVFAELTAKGIKIQSLRNKTNRLEELFLDLINHDH from the coding sequence ATGAACGCTTTGGAAATTAGACAACTACGCAAAACCTATGGCAATCAAATTGAGGCCTTAAAGGGAATTGATCTGACCGTCAAAACCGGCGATTTTTTTGCTTTATTGGGAGCAAACGGGGCCGGGAAATCAACGACCATTGGTCTGATTTCCACTCTGCTGATTAAAACGTCAGGCAGCATTCGCATTTGCGGCTATGATTTGGATGAACATCCCTATCTCGCCAAATCCTGCCTTGGTTTAGTGCCCCAGGAGTTCAATCTTAATATTTTTGAAACCTGCGAGCAGATCCTCCTGAATCAGGCAGGCTTTTACGGGATCCCCCGCCGCAAGGCGAAAATCCGCGCACATGTCCTGCTGGAGCAATTGGGTATATGGGAAAAACGCAATAGTATCGTTCGGCATTTATCGGGTGGAATGAAACGGCGCCTGATGATTGCCAGAGCCCTTATGCATCAGCCGCGCGTTCTCATCCTTGATGAGCCGACAGCAGGTGTCGATATTGAAATTCGCCGCAGCATGTGGGACTTTCTAACCCAAACTAATGCAGAAGGCACAACCATTATTTTAACCACGCATTACCTGGAAGAAGCAGAACAGCTCTGCAAGCATATCGCCATTATTGATGAGGGGATGATTATAAAAAACACATCCATGCGAAATCTCTTAAATAGCCTGAATCACCAGACATTTGTCTTTAATACCCAGGAACCCATCGAACAATTACCCCCAATGCCCTTGTTTGAAACCAAGCTTATTGACTGTACCACCTTCGAACTTCGCGTGAGCAATAATGTTTCTCTAAATGATGTATTTGCCGAGCTTACCGCCAAAGGTATCAAAATTCAAAGTCTGCGTAATAAAACCAATCGCCTTGAAGAACTTTTTCTGGATTTAATTAATCATGACCATTAA
- a CDS encoding ABC transporter permease — MTINQQLIAFYTVVRRELVRMFRISSQVFLPPVITTALYFLIFGTLIGPRIGKIDGVYYPEFIAPGLIMMTVITNAYGNVSTSLFTARFQKSVEEMLVSPMHDGLLLLGYVLGGVLRGLIVAFLVFLVSWYFVPIDLHHLPMTLLVVLLVSAVFSLAGFTNAMVARNFDDVMLVPTFVLTPLTYLGGVFYSTAMLPPFWEKLSHLNPILYMVTALRHAMIGKQEMNMNLSMCIIFGLMLLLIGVNMVLLKKGVGLRE, encoded by the coding sequence ATGACCATTAATCAACAGCTGATTGCTTTCTATACGGTTGTCCGACGCGAACTCGTGCGGATGTTTCGTATCAGCTCCCAGGTATTTCTACCGCCTGTTATAACAACAGCTCTGTATTTTCTAATTTTTGGCACTTTAATCGGCCCAAGAATTGGAAAGATTGACGGGGTTTACTATCCGGAATTTATTGCCCCTGGTTTGATTATGATGACAGTCATAACGAATGCCTACGGCAATGTTTCGACTTCTTTATTTACTGCCCGCTTTCAGAAAAGCGTCGAAGAAATGCTGGTTAGCCCAATGCATGATGGCTTGCTTTTGCTGGGATATGTGCTTGGCGGCGTTCTGCGCGGCTTAATTGTTGCTTTTCTGGTTTTCCTGGTGTCCTGGTATTTTGTGCCTATTGATCTTCACCATTTGCCAATGACTTTATTGGTCGTACTGCTGGTTTCTGCTGTTTTCTCCCTGGCGGGTTTTACCAATGCCATGGTAGCAAGGAATTTTGACGATGTGATGCTGGTTCCCACCTTTGTTCTAACGCCGTTAACCTATCTCGGAGGGGTCTTTTATTCCACAGCGATGTTGCCTCCTTTCTGGGAGAAGTTATCCCATCTTAACCCTATACTTTATATGGTTACTGCATTGCGTCACGCGATGATTGGCAAGCAGGAAATGAACATGAATTTATCGATGTGCATTATTTTTGGGTTGATGTTATTATTAATTGGTGTCAATATGGTACTGCTAAAGAAAGGGGTTGGATTGCGAGAATAA
- the htpX gene encoding zinc metalloprotease HtpX — protein sequence MPLSDYHGSVGDWRAQLKKNQRKTRVVIALFILIYTGVGLVADVFVLQSTHPNLSLQQAFYALLTLQIIPYATLIMGGIAVISLLITYAMYDRIMLMGTEYREITPETAQNLQEKQLFNVVEEMRVSAGLKYMPKVFLIEANYMNAFASGYSEKSAMVAITRGLIDKLDRAELQAVMAHELSHIRHQDIKLTLMVAVLSNILLLVIDMLFYSMIYRRDRRNQDNRLFLIIMVLRWVLPILTVVLALFLSRTREYMADSGAVELMRDNEPMARALLKISEDHSTNAEEYTQEYGRTPHEQLRQASYLFDPSSIDPVKSLSSAFSTHPLTEQRLEAIGFKKKQNK from the coding sequence ATGCCGCTATCAGACTACCATGGGTCGGTAGGTGACTGGCGAGCCCAGTTGAAGAAAAACCAGCGTAAAACCAGGGTGGTCATCGCCCTGTTCATCCTGATTTATACCGGGGTGGGGCTGGTAGCGGATGTTTTCGTTCTGCAATCCACCCATCCCAATCTATCCCTCCAGCAAGCGTTCTATGCATTACTGACTCTGCAGATAATCCCTTATGCCACGCTTATTATGGGCGGAATTGCTGTGATTTCCTTGCTCATTACTTATGCCATGTATGATCGAATCATGCTAATGGGCACTGAGTATCGGGAAATTACCCCGGAAACAGCACAGAACCTACAGGAAAAACAATTATTTAATGTGGTGGAAGAAATGCGCGTTTCCGCCGGACTGAAATACATGCCTAAAGTATTTCTCATTGAAGCCAATTATATGAATGCTTTTGCCAGCGGTTACAGCGAAAAATCAGCGATGGTTGCCATTACCCGGGGGCTAATCGACAAACTCGATCGTGCGGAATTACAGGCAGTAATGGCGCATGAATTAAGCCATATCCGGCATCAGGATATTAAACTTACTTTAATGGTTGCTGTGCTGAGCAATATTCTGCTACTGGTCATCGATATGCTCTTTTATTCGATGATTTATAGGCGGGATAGACGGAATCAGGATAACCGCCTGTTTTTAATCATTATGGTTTTGCGTTGGGTCCTGCCCATACTGACAGTCGTCCTGGCTTTATTTTTAAGCCGTACCCGGGAGTACATGGCTGATTCGGGCGCCGTTGAACTCATGCGCGATAATGAACCCATGGCGCGTGCTTTATTAAAAATATCTGAGGATCATTCTACCAACGCAGAGGAATATACCCAGGAATATGGCAGAACACCCCATGAGCAGCTAAGGCAGGCTTCATATCTTTTTGATCCTTCCAGTATTGATCCGGTGAAATCCCTGTCGAGTGCTTTCTCTACCCATCCTCTGACTGAACAGCGTTTAGAGGCTATCGGGTTTAAGAAGAAGCAGAATAAATAG
- a CDS encoding LemA family protein — protein MGKFLLFILVIIALLAFWVISIYNTLIGMIEAINNNKRQIDIQLDRRYKVFESLIQTVNKYMDYEKTTLKDVVALRNQAQAARAAGDEKTRMAAENQISQIASGINLVFEQYPDLKASQNMLQLQEEIVNTENKLSYAKQAYNDSIERYYAKKKSFVEAMVVNFFGDKLNKEFEYWSLPEDQIKAREDYTVKFNE, from the coding sequence ATGGGAAAGTTCTTGCTATTCATTTTGGTGATCATTGCGCTGTTAGCTTTCTGGGTAATCAGCATCTATAACACCCTCATCGGGATGATCGAGGCGATCAACAATAATAAAAGGCAAATTGATATTCAGTTAGATCGCCGTTACAAGGTATTTGAATCACTGATTCAAACGGTCAACAAATACATGGATTATGAAAAGACTACGCTGAAGGATGTTGTGGCCCTACGTAATCAGGCGCAGGCGGCAAGAGCTGCAGGTGATGAAAAAACCAGAATGGCTGCAGAAAACCAAATCTCACAAATTGCATCCGGAATCAACCTGGTATTTGAACAGTATCCCGATCTGAAGGCCAGTCAGAATATGCTCCAGCTGCAAGAGGAAATTGTTAATACGGAAAATAAATTATCCTATGCCAAGCAGGCCTATAATGACAGCATAGAGCGTTATTATGCCAAGAAAAAATCCTTCGTAGAGGCCATGGTGGTTAACTTTTTTGGCGACAAACTGAATAAAGAATTTGAATACTGGTCCTTGCCTGAAGATCAAATCAAGGCTCGCGAAGATTACACTGTTAAATTTAACGAGTAA